One Novosphingobium sp. G106 DNA segment encodes these proteins:
- a CDS encoding AraC family transcriptional regulator: MSQVDWLSTLLQMITISGRIEVRCAYGAPWRVAWDRAPAREIPYHVVLKGKAIIEDPEGRTVRELAGGDIVLLPHGSSHVLHDGSGNAPAPTHERFVAGLMVSENDSHGEPLDMLCGRFLVGPPHDRLIRSYLPTNLIVRAGNDDDPPGAVPASTQLADLVGLMRMESAGDKAGAQAVLNSLSSALFALVLRAASASNQVSEGLLALAGHVRLAPAISAMFADPARAWSQPDLAGLCGMSRATFVRHFQDKLGRSAADLLIDIRMSLAANELKKPGVGTEAVADLVGYQSVSAFRRVFSATMGMTPGQWRRQARETA, encoded by the coding sequence ATGTCGCAAGTCGACTGGTTGAGCACACTCCTTCAGATGATCACGATCAGCGGCCGGATCGAGGTGCGCTGCGCCTACGGCGCGCCATGGCGCGTGGCTTGGGACCGAGCTCCCGCCCGCGAGATTCCCTATCACGTCGTCCTCAAGGGAAAGGCCATTATCGAAGATCCGGAAGGCAGGACCGTCAGAGAGCTGGCAGGCGGAGATATCGTCCTGTTGCCACATGGTTCGTCGCACGTGCTTCACGATGGCAGCGGAAATGCGCCTGCCCCGACGCACGAGCGCTTCGTGGCAGGACTGATGGTCAGCGAAAACGACAGCCATGGCGAGCCACTCGACATGTTGTGCGGCCGGTTCCTCGTCGGGCCACCGCACGATCGCCTGATCCGCAGCTACTTGCCAACGAATCTGATCGTTCGGGCCGGAAACGACGATGATCCTCCTGGCGCTGTCCCGGCGTCTACGCAGCTGGCCGACCTCGTCGGGCTGATGCGGATGGAGTCCGCCGGTGACAAGGCCGGAGCCCAAGCCGTCCTGAACTCACTCTCTTCGGCGCTTTTTGCTCTGGTGCTTCGAGCGGCAAGCGCATCGAACCAGGTTTCCGAAGGTCTCTTGGCGCTAGCTGGTCACGTTCGTCTCGCTCCCGCCATTTCGGCGATGTTCGCCGACCCGGCGCGCGCCTGGAGCCAGCCAGACCTGGCAGGCCTATGCGGCATGTCGCGCGCGACCTTCGTTCGCCACTTCCAGGACAAGCTCGGGCGCTCAGCCGCCGACCTGTTGATCGACATTCGCATGAGCCTAGCGGCAAACGAGCTGAAGAAGCCTGGGGTTGGCACTGAAGCCGTCGCCGATCTGGTCGGGTATCAATCCGTTTCAGCTTTTCGGCGCGTTTTTAGCGCGACCATGGGCATGACGCCCGGCCAATGGCGTCGTCAGGCACGCGAAACCGCGTAG
- a CDS encoding DUF3788 family protein, giving the protein MVHSWIGTEAFAYWLELRAWIEQFYPGLFMPEWLYGGQNKGWSLRYKNIKAFCTFCP; this is encoded by the coding sequence ATGGTCCATTCTTGGATCGGAACTGAGGCATTCGCATATTGGCTCGAACTGCGGGCCTGGATCGAGCAATTCTACCCTGGCCTTTTCATGCCTGAATGGTTGTATGGCGGGCAGAACAAGGGCTGGTCGCTTCGTTACAAAAACATCAAGGCCTTCTGCACCTTTTGTCCCTGA
- a CDS encoding HD domain-containing protein, translating to MTIAERAGMKIPDSKLAREVTQFIRDTESDLLFRHSQRVYCWGALMGARTGLSFDPELLYAAAMFHDIGLTEHYGHSHHRFEVDGANAARDFLRQRGISERNVETVWNAVALHTTPGIPEFIRPEIALVQAGAGMDVAGRGYETFTDAQRDAVVAAFPREDDFKHGIIDAFYQGMKHRPDSTFGTFNDDVLAFKDPQFRRIDMCSVILASSWSG from the coding sequence ATGACGATCGCCGAAAGAGCGGGGATGAAGATTCCAGACAGCAAGCTCGCACGCGAGGTGACGCAGTTCATCCGCGACACGGAAAGCGACCTGCTCTTCCGCCATTCCCAGCGCGTCTACTGCTGGGGCGCCCTTATGGGCGCGCGGACCGGTCTCAGCTTCGATCCGGAACTGCTCTATGCCGCGGCGATGTTCCACGACATCGGCCTTACCGAGCACTACGGACATAGCCATCATCGCTTCGAAGTGGACGGGGCCAATGCGGCCCGCGATTTCCTGAGGCAGCGCGGGATCTCCGAGCGCAATGTCGAGACGGTATGGAACGCCGTTGCGCTCCATACGACGCCGGGCATCCCGGAATTCATACGCCCCGAGATCGCGCTGGTGCAGGCAGGCGCCGGAATGGACGTCGCTGGCCGTGGCTACGAGACGTTCACGGATGCCCAGCGCGATGCGGTCGTCGCTGCCTTTCCGCGCGAGGACGACTTCAAGCACGGGATCATCGACGCCTTCTATCAGGGCATGAAGCATCGCCCGGACAGCACGTTCGGAACGTTCAACGACGATGTGCTGGCGTTCAAGGATCCGCAGTTCCGGCGGATCGACATGTGCAGCGTAATCCTGGCTTCAAGCTGGAGTGGCTGA
- a CDS encoding carboxymuconolactone decarboxylase family protein, with translation MPRTTALRPEHIPAESRPALDTFTKNIGFTPNMMTAFAHSPIAFNAWATLLGSLSKALDVKTRDSIGLAVSEVNGCNYCLTVHSYTAEHMAKLPEDEIILARKGHASEPKRDAAVQFARKVIETRGHVTDADLEAVVGAGYTHANVMEIVALVAMFSLTNFFNNVFDPEKDFPAVWPAGSL, from the coding sequence ATGCCCCGCACTACCGCACTGCGCCCGGAACACATCCCGGCCGAATCCAGGCCCGCGCTCGACACCTTCACCAAAAATATTGGCTTCACGCCCAACATGATGACGGCCTTCGCGCATAGCCCGATCGCCTTCAATGCGTGGGCGACACTGCTCGGATCGCTCAGCAAGGCGCTCGACGTGAAGACCCGCGACAGCATCGGCCTCGCCGTGTCCGAAGTGAATGGCTGCAATTACTGCCTGACCGTTCACAGCTACACGGCCGAGCACATGGCGAAACTGCCGGAAGACGAGATCATTCTCGCTCGAAAAGGCCATGCCAGCGAGCCGAAGCGGGATGCCGCCGTCCAATTCGCGCGCAAGGTCATCGAAACTCGTGGTCACGTCACGGACGCCGACTTGGAGGCCGTCGTCGGCGCCGGTTACACCCATGCCAATGTGATGGAGATCGTTGCTCTGGTCGCGATGTTTTCGCTGACGAACTTCTTCAACAATGTCTTCGACCCCGAGAAAGACTTTCCGGCTGTCTGGCCAGCAGGCTCACTCTGA
- a CDS encoding carboxymuconolactone decarboxylase family protein yields MSQRLDYNRVAPGGAKALGGVYAYVMQSGLDAELVDLVYLRVSQINGCAYCLDMHTRDLVKKGVKIEKLALVQAWREGGSLFTEVERAALAWAESVTLVAETGVPDSAYEAARSVFDEKQLVDLTIAISLMNGYNRMAISFRNRPQAVHES; encoded by the coding sequence ATGTCGCAGAGACTGGACTATAACCGGGTCGCACCCGGCGGCGCCAAGGCGCTGGGCGGGGTCTATGCCTACGTCATGCAGAGCGGCCTCGACGCCGAGCTGGTGGATTTGGTCTACTTGCGGGTCTCCCAGATTAACGGCTGCGCCTATTGCCTCGACATGCACACGCGCGACCTCGTCAAAAAGGGTGTTAAGATCGAGAAGCTGGCGCTGGTTCAAGCCTGGCGCGAAGGTGGCAGCCTGTTCACCGAGGTGGAACGCGCCGCCCTGGCCTGGGCCGAGAGCGTAACCCTCGTCGCTGAGACGGGCGTGCCGGACAGCGCCTATGAAGCCGCGCGCTCCGTGTTCGACGAGAAGCAACTCGTCGACCTCACGATCGCGATCAGCCTGATGAACGGCTACAACCGCATGGCAATCAGCTTCCGCAACAGGCCGCAGGCGGTCCACGAAAGCTGA
- a CDS encoding HD domain-containing protein, producing the protein MKGLGILAAGCAVLSLAIARPTPADAAEAATVGDLSEVAIPASPLARDAAEAVRSAEGEFLYQHSVRVYYWAALAGRRKGLKFDPELLYIAAMFHDFGLTAGYGGSHLRYEVDGANAARDFLRKHGVSEAESQKMWFAIALHTTNGVSPHLHPIAALLAEAANMDLVGAGYNDFTAAQRSAVDAVHPHPPRFAEDFLQTLYDSLKHRPETTQGTGLADVMAYKDPDFRRRDFSSLMLKSPWAAAK; encoded by the coding sequence ATGAAAGGCCTCGGCATCCTTGCTGCCGGTTGTGCAGTCCTCAGCCTCGCGATCGCAAGGCCCACGCCCGCAGATGCGGCGGAGGCCGCCACGGTCGGCGATCTGTCGGAAGTCGCCATTCCCGCCAGCCCATTGGCGCGCGACGCGGCTGAGGCCGTGCGCAGCGCCGAAGGCGAATTCCTCTATCAGCACTCGGTACGCGTCTATTACTGGGCGGCTCTGGCCGGCAGGCGCAAGGGCCTGAAGTTCGACCCCGAACTGCTCTACATCGCGGCCATGTTCCACGATTTCGGCCTGACTGCCGGCTATGGTGGCAGCCACCTGCGCTACGAGGTCGACGGTGCGAACGCGGCCCGAGACTTCCTGCGGAAACATGGCGTCTCGGAAGCCGAAAGCCAGAAGATGTGGTTCGCGATCGCGCTGCACACGACGAACGGGGTCTCGCCGCATCTGCATCCGATCGCCGCATTGCTTGCGGAAGCTGCGAACATGGATCTGGTCGGCGCCGGCTACAACGACTTCACCGCCGCCCAGCGGAGCGCCGTCGATGCAGTGCATCCCCATCCTCCGCGATTTGCCGAGGATTTCCTGCAGACGCTCTACGACAGCCTCAAGCATCGGCCCGAGACGACCCAGGGCACCGGCCTTGCCGACGTTATGGCCTACAAGGATCCCGATTTCCGCCGCCGGGACTTCAGCAGCCTGATGCTGAAGTCGCCCTGGGCCGCCGCAAAGTGA
- a CDS encoding DMT family transporter yields the protein MTGLTSVVLLSNALRTLPVGTGYAVRTGIGAAGTAIIGIALLSESASPLKILSIALILAGVIGLKLVGNGQALDLAPSRPPK from the coding sequence ATTACGGGTCTGACGAGTGTCGTCCTTCTCTCGAACGCGCTCCGCACTTTACCGGTTGGGACCGGCTACGCTGTGCGGACGGGTATCGGTGCGGCAGGCACCGCAATCATCGGCATCGCACTCTTGAGTGAGTCCGCGTCGCCCCTCAAGATCTTGTCCATCGCACTGATCCTCGCAGGCGTGATCGGGCTAAAGCTCGTCGGAAATGGACAAGCGCTGGACTTGGCACCTTCACGCCCACCCAAGTAA
- a CDS encoding cupin domain-containing protein → MKGYIEALLAATVVTFSAPSGAQVSPGGVTRTDLQRHDLSIAGHETVQARIDIAPGAVAPWHRHPGEEVIYIIEGTLEYQLEGHQPVTLKAGQILFVPAGVAHMARNRGSTNGAELATYIVEKGKPLLVPAPDITP, encoded by the coding sequence ATGAAGGGCTATATTGAGGCTTTGCTCGCCGCTACGGTTGTCACGTTCTCCGCCCCGTCTGGAGCGCAGGTTTCCCCTGGAGGTGTCACGCGCACGGATCTTCAACGTCACGATCTCTCGATTGCCGGGCATGAGACAGTTCAGGCGCGGATTGATATTGCCCCCGGCGCTGTCGCGCCGTGGCACAGACATCCTGGTGAAGAGGTGATCTACATAATCGAGGGGACGCTCGAATATCAGCTTGAGGGACACCAGCCCGTCACGCTGAAGGCAGGACAGATTCTCTTCGTCCCCGCTGGCGTGGCGCATATGGCGCGCAACCGCGGGAGTACCAATGGCGCGGAACTCGCGACCTATATCGTGGAAAAGGGCAAGCCACTTCTCGTGCCCGCGCCCGACATCACGCCCTGA
- the msrB gene encoding peptide-methionine (R)-S-oxide reductase MsrB — translation MTQYRKTTEAVAALSSEEFRVTQQSGTERPGTGKYLNNKESGIYVDIVSGEPLFASSDKYGSGCGWPSFTKPIEPANVSELKDNTHGMIRTEVRSAGGDSHLGHVFDDGPPDRGGLRYCINSASLRFVPRAEMEAQGYGAYLDQVEDVA, via the coding sequence ATGACCCAGTATCGCAAGACAACAGAAGCCGTCGCCGCCCTTTCATCCGAAGAGTTTCGCGTGACGCAACAGAGCGGCACCGAGCGGCCCGGCACCGGTAAATACCTGAACAACAAGGAATCCGGTATCTACGTCGATATCGTATCCGGAGAACCGTTGTTCGCATCATCCGACAAATACGGATCGGGCTGCGGCTGGCCGAGCTTTACCAAGCCGATCGAACCAGCGAACGTCAGCGAGCTCAAGGACAACACGCACGGCATGATCCGCACCGAAGTGCGCTCGGCAGGCGGCGACAGCCACCTCGGCCATGTCTTCGACGACGGTCCGCCCGATCGTGGCGGGCTGCGCTATTGCATCAACTCGGCCTCGCTCCGCTTCGTCCCCCGCGCCGAAATGGAGGCGCAAGGCTACGGCGCTTATCTCGATCAGGTGGAGGACGTGGCATGA
- a CDS encoding nitroreductase family protein, which yields MTNQVIENILGRSAAKYYDPTAVLSDEQIRELVRIGTSAPTSFHLQNWRFIAVRTPEAKARLSPIAWSQPPITEAAVTFIIIIGQLADASVVPHRLAPVVEAGIMPAHLIPEWENPARGLYDSNAQLQRDEAIRTATFGAAAIIYAARSLGWGSTPMIGFDFDAVSREFSLADNEVPALLLSVGPERQGNWPQKPRLPVLDVLHFA from the coding sequence ATGACAAACCAGGTTATAGAAAACATTCTCGGTCGAAGTGCGGCCAAGTATTATGATCCGACGGCGGTGCTCAGTGACGAGCAAATTCGTGAACTCGTGCGCATCGGAACTTCTGCGCCGACTTCATTCCATCTGCAGAACTGGCGCTTCATCGCCGTCCGAACGCCGGAGGCGAAAGCGCGCCTCAGTCCGATCGCCTGGAGCCAGCCGCCGATCACCGAAGCAGCGGTCACCTTCATCATCATCATCGGCCAACTAGCCGATGCCAGCGTCGTTCCGCATCGCCTGGCTCCTGTCGTCGAGGCAGGCATCATGCCGGCGCATCTGATCCCCGAATGGGAAAATCCGGCGCGAGGTCTCTACGACAGCAATGCGCAGCTCCAGCGGGACGAGGCAATCCGCACCGCCACCTTTGGCGCCGCCGCGATAATCTACGCTGCTCGCTCACTCGGCTGGGGATCGACACCGATGATTGGGTTCGACTTCGATGCGGTGTCCCGCGAGTTCAGTCTCGCCGACAACGAGGTGCCGGCGCTGCTCTTGTCCGTAGGGCCTGAGCGTCAGGGGAACTGGCCGCAGAAGCCGCGGCTCCCGGTGCTCGACGTCCTCCATTTCGCATAA
- a CDS encoding NADP-dependent oxidoreductase, whose amino-acid sequence MKAIVVTDLAAGTAGMKLVERPAPQPSINDVVVQIHAAGFVNTELDWPSTWTDRLDRDRTPSIPGHELAGVVTALGYGTTGLSVGQRVFGLSDWSRDGTLAEYAAIEARNLAPLPGDVDFATGASLPISGLTAWQGLVVHGQLRAGQAVVAHGAAGAVGSMVTQLARELGAYVIGTGRGADRQAALDFGANEFVDLDNERLEDVGEVDLVFDLIGGDIAARSARLVRAGGTLVSIVGPSDVRPKEGLAIDFVVEADRAQLTEIVQRVRDGRLRTNIGMVVPLEEAVVAFNPTKRRPGKTVICVHP is encoded by the coding sequence ATGAAGGCGATCGTGGTGACGGACCTAGCTGCTGGAACGGCAGGGATGAAGCTGGTGGAACGGCCTGCGCCGCAACCGTCGATAAACGATGTCGTCGTTCAGATTCATGCAGCGGGCTTCGTCAACACGGAGCTCGATTGGCCTTCTACCTGGACGGACCGCCTGGACCGCGACCGGACGCCTTCGATCCCCGGGCACGAACTGGCCGGCGTGGTCACCGCTCTCGGCTACGGCACGACAGGGCTATCGGTAGGGCAGCGGGTGTTCGGCCTTTCGGATTGGTCGCGCGACGGCACTCTGGCGGAGTACGCGGCAATCGAGGCGCGCAATCTCGCGCCGCTGCCGGGTGATGTCGATTTTGCGACAGGAGCGAGTCTGCCGATCTCGGGCCTGACGGCGTGGCAGGGATTGGTCGTGCACGGCCAGCTTCGGGCAGGGCAGGCGGTCGTAGCGCATGGCGCGGCGGGGGCGGTCGGCTCAATGGTGACCCAACTCGCACGTGAGCTAGGGGCTTATGTCATCGGCACGGGGCGCGGCGCCGATCGCCAGGCTGCGCTCGATTTCGGAGCCAATGAATTCGTCGATCTCGACAACGAGCGACTGGAAGATGTCGGCGAAGTCGATCTCGTGTTCGATCTCATTGGCGGCGATATTGCCGCACGATCGGCGCGCTTGGTTCGGGCCGGTGGGACGCTGGTGTCCATTGTCGGACCGTCCGACGTACGACCGAAAGAAGGTTTGGCGATCGATTTCGTCGTTGAGGCCGATCGGGCCCAACTGACCGAGATCGTCCAGCGGGTCAGGGACGGGCGGCTGCGGACAAACATTGGCATGGTTGTGCCTCTGGAAGAGGCTGTCGTTGCCTTCAATCCGACCAAGAGGCGACCAGGCAAGACGGTCATTTGCGTTCACCCTTGA
- a CDS encoding rod shape-determining protein, translating to MSILDLFSLTPAGLAIDLGTANTVVYVKGTGVVLAEPSVVAIETVDGIERVLAVGEDAKLMMGKTPENIKTVRPLRNGVISDLEVAEQMIKHFIGKALGRQGFFHVGPEIVICVPSGSTQVERRAIRDAASNAGARKVWLIDEPMAAAIGADLPVTHPVGSMVVDIGGGTTEVGVISIGGMNMSMSARVGGDSMDEAITLHVRRHHNLLIGEATAERVKKTLGAAMVDDAAAAKPTTALIKGRDIGQGRPKEIAITQVEIADALADCVGQIVQVVRSTLESTAPEIAADIIEGGIILTGGGSLLTGIDTVLALATGLPVRVADNPLNCVAIGAGRTLEDPVYQSVLHGA from the coding sequence ATGTCGATATTAGATTTGTTCTCCCTAACGCCGGCCGGCCTGGCCATCGATCTTGGTACCGCAAACACCGTTGTTTATGTGAAAGGTACGGGAGTAGTTCTTGCCGAGCCATCGGTCGTTGCCATCGAGACCGTCGATGGGATCGAGCGTGTCCTGGCCGTGGGCGAAGATGCCAAGCTGATGATGGGCAAGACACCCGAGAACATCAAAACGGTTCGACCCCTGCGCAACGGTGTTATCTCCGATCTCGAAGTCGCAGAGCAGATGATCAAGCACTTCATCGGCAAGGCGCTGGGGCGACAGGGTTTCTTTCATGTTGGGCCTGAAATCGTCATCTGCGTGCCTTCCGGTTCAACCCAGGTGGAGCGCCGGGCCATTCGCGATGCTGCCTCAAACGCGGGCGCCAGAAAGGTGTGGTTGATCGATGAACCCATGGCGGCTGCGATCGGGGCAGATTTGCCGGTTACGCATCCCGTGGGATCTATGGTCGTCGATATCGGCGGCGGGACGACCGAGGTCGGAGTGATCTCGATCGGCGGCATGAACATGAGCATGTCGGCCCGGGTAGGCGGCGACAGCATGGATGAGGCCATCACGCTGCATGTTCGCAGGCATCACAATCTCCTGATCGGGGAGGCGACCGCGGAGCGTGTTAAGAAGACGCTGGGAGCGGCGATGGTCGACGACGCTGCCGCGGCCAAGCCAACGACGGCGCTGATCAAGGGCCGCGATATAGGGCAGGGCAGACCCAAAGAGATCGCTATCACCCAGGTCGAAATCGCAGACGCTCTGGCCGATTGCGTCGGCCAGATCGTTCAGGTCGTTCGCAGCACGCTTGAAAGCACGGCGCCGGAGATCGCAGCGGATATCATCGAAGGTGGTATCATCCTGACGGGAGGAGGCTCGCTTCTCACCGGGATCGATACAGTTCTGGCCCTCGCCACCGGGCTGCCTGTCCGCGTCGCGGATAACCCGCTCAATTGTGTAGCGATCGGAGCGGGCCGGACGCTTGAGGACCCAGTCTATCAGAGCGTACTCCATGGTGCCTAA
- a CDS encoding DUF3788 family protein, translating to MAGRTRAGRFVTKTSRPSAPFVPEYRQLSAIVVLGGVEREKFDDRRSRWRPELVKIYDEAKIYPDGKFLTVPISSTEDSQELRELLAMKRPPILPG from the coding sequence ATGGCGGGCAGAACAAGGGCTGGTCGCTTCGTTACAAAAACATCAAGGCCTTCTGCACCTTTTGTCCCTGAATACAGGCAACTTTCTGCGATTGTGGTGCTGGGCGGCGTGGAACGCGAGAAGTTCGACGATCGGCGGTCGCGCTGGCGCCCGGAACTGGTGAAAATCTATGACGAGGCCAAAATATATCCTGACGGGAAATTTCTGACCGTGCCAATTTCATCAACGGAAGATAGTCAGGAACTCAGGGAGCTTTTGGCGATGAAGCGTCCTCCCATCTTGCCCGGCTGA
- a CDS encoding helix-turn-helix domain-containing protein, translated as MKLINRLPGLPAERALKILSGRWKAVLLHTLLEGPQRTCDLQNRIAGISQKVLIEQLRAFEEHGMLVRQDCAVHEQGVEYLLTPLGQSMRPILEALIDWRAHHAHEVGEGHRLFPCEAVVGARTAKEGSSAPASFEAVDDVEEPAAGQVDVSRRRRRDAKQQAGPGVVG; from the coding sequence ATGAAGCTCATCAACAGATTGCCCGGCCTGCCCGCGGAACGTGCGCTCAAGATCCTTTCGGGGCGCTGGAAAGCGGTGCTCCTGCACACGCTGCTGGAGGGGCCTCAACGTACTTGCGACTTGCAGAACCGGATCGCCGGCATTTCGCAGAAAGTCTTGATCGAGCAGCTTCGGGCGTTCGAGGAGCATGGCATGCTGGTGCGACAAGACTGCGCCGTCCACGAGCAAGGGGTCGAGTATCTTCTGACCCCGCTTGGCCAAAGCATGCGGCCCATCCTGGAAGCGTTGATCGACTGGCGCGCGCATCACGCCCATGAGGTGGGTGAGGGCCACCGCCTGTTCCCCTGCGAAGCCGTCGTAGGGGCTCGGACGGCAAAGGAGGGTTCAAGCGCGCCCGCGAGCTTCGAAGCGGTCGATGACGTCGAAGAGCCTGCCGCAGGTCAGGTCGATGTTTCGCGTCGGCGCCGTCGCGACGCCAAGCAGCAGGCCGGTCCCGGCGTTGTCGGCTGA
- a CDS encoding cupin domain-containing protein: protein MRSRGPAAAHDGRAETVTPKFDQAIPNIPGKSLVAVEVDYAPGAASPPHAHAKSAFIFAYVVAGAIESKVNDGDTRVYRAGESWSEPPGATHSVSRNASSSSPARLLAVFVVDSDDKTLTTPLK, encoded by the coding sequence TTGCGATCGCGGGGGCCAGCCGCGGCGCATGACGGCCGCGCCGAAACTGTCACGCCAAAATTCGACCAGGCGATCCCGAACATCCCGGGAAAGTCGCTGGTCGCGGTCGAGGTTGACTACGCGCCGGGTGCGGCCTCTCCGCCGCACGCCCATGCCAAGTCCGCTTTTATCTTCGCCTATGTCGTCGCGGGCGCGATCGAGTCAAAAGTGAACGACGGCGATACGCGGGTCTATCGCGCCGGCGAGAGCTGGTCCGAGCCGCCAGGCGCGACCCACAGCGTCAGCCGCAATGCCAGCAGCAGCAGTCCCGCCAGGCTGCTCGCAGTCTTCGTCGTCGATTCCGATGACAAAACGCTCACCACCCCCTTGAAGTAG
- a CDS encoding GntR family transcriptional regulator produces the protein MTEPFELALDRSARTPLAEQIRCGIVAAIEGGVLEPGARLPSWQDLAAQLGVARGTVRTAYEKLSAAQLIEASRAAGTRVARRPRAIIHSATPPDEGGFIGLYQEMTQGPALFQMGIPATDTFPATLFTRLRAQSVRAEASSAPLYPDPRGELELRREIAGYLAVARGDHLPAVPGLHHGRLLRRAWPRAQRPQARGPDSLVRRARLSVVPKGP, from the coding sequence ATGACCGAACCCTTCGAACTCGCCCTTGATCGCTCGGCGAGGACGCCTCTGGCCGAACAGATACGATGCGGTATCGTCGCAGCGATCGAGGGCGGCGTCCTGGAACCGGGCGCTCGCCTCCCTTCATGGCAGGATCTCGCCGCCCAACTCGGCGTCGCGCGCGGGACTGTACGGACCGCCTATGAGAAACTCTCGGCGGCCCAGCTGATCGAAGCCTCGCGTGCGGCGGGGACACGCGTCGCCCGGCGGCCGCGCGCGATCATTCATTCCGCAACGCCACCGGATGAAGGCGGGTTCATCGGCCTGTATCAGGAGATGACGCAGGGCCCAGCGCTCTTCCAGATGGGCATTCCTGCGACCGACACCTTCCCCGCGACCCTGTTCACTCGGCTCCGCGCGCAATCGGTCCGCGCGGAGGCAAGCTCGGCCCCGCTCTACCCCGATCCCCGCGGCGAATTGGAACTGAGACGCGAAATCGCCGGCTATCTCGCCGTCGCGCGGGGGGATCACCTGCCTGCCGTCCCAGGTCTTCATCACGGCCGGCTTCTCAGGCGGGCTTGGCCTCGCGCTCAGCGTCCTCAAGCTCGCGGGCCGGACAGCTTGGTTCGAAGAGCCAGGCTTTCCGTGGTCCCGAAAGGGCCTTGA
- a CDS encoding low affinity iron permease family protein: MRKLFDRLTAGCARFTGRPAMFGICILLALIGVAAYVSGDDHFLNGANLGLSVVTLLLLPILQATQNRDGAALQAKLDELIKSNIHARDALIGLESKGEQEIEALRQSVVDPARE; this comes from the coding sequence GTGCGCAAGCTATTTGACCGCCTGACGGCTGGGTGTGCTCGATTCACCGGCCGGCCAGCGATGTTTGGAATTTGCATTCTCCTGGCACTCATAGGCGTCGCAGCCTATGTTTCAGGCGACGATCACTTCTTGAATGGCGCTAACCTCGGCCTCAGCGTTGTCACTTTGCTATTGCTGCCGATCCTCCAGGCCACACAAAATCGCGACGGCGCGGCTCTCCAGGCAAAGCTGGATGAGCTAATCAAATCGAACATCCATGCCCGAGACGCGCTCATTGGGCTCGAAAGCAAAGGCGAACAGGAAATCGAAGCGCTACGCCAGAGCGTCGTTGATCCGGCGCGAGAATAG